The stretch of DNA GAACTTATAAAAAGAGAAAATTGGCAGACCACTCCCATTCCTGAAAATGCCGATATAAAAGTAATCCATCTGATTAGCGGTGGCTGATGAATATTAAAGGTTAGCTGAGTCCCTACTCTCAATTTTAATCCTGTTCTTTTTCTATAACCCTCTATAGCGGAAGCTCAATTTTAGATTGCCAATGCAGTTTTCAACCTAAATTATTAGAACCTGAGCCCGCCCTCAATATTTAGACCTCCAATATCGTCATATTCGTCTTCAACTCCCCAGCTACTTTTAAACATCTTGGAGTATTTTAGCTCAACAAAAATAATCTTATATTGTAAACCGCATAAACATTGAAAACCGGTTTCACTGTCATTTCTTTCAGACCAACTGGAATATTGATACCAATAAGAATCTGTTATTTCTTCGTCCATAAAATATTGTCCGATACCTAAGCCAAAGTAAGGTATTACCTTGTGATTATAGCTTTGCTTTTTATAATATCCAGTAAGAGTAACTGGCATAATGGATATATCATATTTATACATATAATAATAATAATCATATTCCGAGCTATTACTATATCTTTCAATACTAAATCCGATGCCGTATTTGTTTTGCGACCAGAAAATCAATTCGCCGCCAAAGATAAATCCCTTACCATATCTATCAGAAAGAAGATCAAAATTGGGTTTCTGATAACCAATTTTTAGTCCGATATCAAATTTATTGGTTTTTTCTGCAGGGCTGGCAACAATTTCTGTTTCAATTTCTGTTTCCGGCTCTTCATAGCGTTGAATTGTTATTGGTCTTTCATTTGGTTTATCCAGATCAATAACGATATCCCGGATATTGCTTTTAGCTATTTTTTTCTCAATTCCTGTTTCGTCTTTAATTGTTACGCTGTTAGCATCATCCAAAATTAAAGAACCTTTTACTTCAATTCCGCTTTTTAAAGTTATAATTACTCTCTGAACATCTTTTTTGGTTGCCAATCCTTTATCTATAGAAAGGATCAGGTCTCGCGGAATGCTATTCTCAATTCCATTTTGGTCAATTATAATAACCTTGTCTATTTCTTCTCTGCTAATGTGTCCATAAATTACACTTCCATTAGTTAATTTGATGGTATCGGATAGTAAACCCGGACTAAGCAAAATTAGAAGAACGCCTATTAAAAGCAAGCCATAAATGCGTTTCATAATTTGAACCTCCATTTTTTGCTGAAGCTTTTATAAGCTCCGCATTTTTTTCAGGAAAAAATTAAGTCCTCGTCGTTTCTAAGCATCCTCCATCTACCCTGAACAAACAAGCTACAATATTCTTTCGTCTTTTCGGGACAAAATAATCTTAACTCCTCTTTAACTCTTTCCCTCTATGTAAAAACTATATCTTTTTGGCTTTTAAGCAAGAAAATTTTATGCCATCCCGATTATTTTGTGCAGCTGCAATGTCAATTTTGCTTTCATTCCATCTTCCAGCATCCAACCAGCCAATTCTTTCGGGCTTAAAACATCCGTTACCGGAGAAAAATGAACTGTGGCAATATTCGGTTTGTTTTCTCGCAGGAACTGAAGGGCAAAATTATAATCCATTTTATCCGTTAAAACAAACTTAAGTTCATCTTGAGGATTTAGATATTGCAGGTTTTCCGGCAGAAAACTGTTTTGCATTCCGCTGCCTGGAGTTTTAACATCCACAATTTTAATTAAATAGTTCGGGACATTTGCCAGAGACAGGGCTCCATTGGTTTCCAGTAAAATTTGGTAGGATAAATTATGCAGTGTGTCAAACAAGGCATCCACATCTTCCTGGAGGAGAGGTTCGCCGCCGGTAATTTCAATAAGGGAGCAAGGGAATTTTTTAACTTCTTCCATTATAGAGCTGATAGCCATTGATTTTCCTTTACCGAAGGCATATTGAGTATCGCAGTAAAAACAACGCAAATTGCATTCAGAGAGGCGGATAAAAATACAGGGATAGCCACTGTAATTAGATTCGCCCTGTAAAGAATAGTAAATTTCAGTTACATTCAAGTGTTTTTCCATCTTTTATCCCGATAATATTTTCTCACAGATTACACGGATTTCACAGATTTCAATAAATAAGAAAAGTTTTCCAAACTCACCATCTCGCCATCTCACCATCCTGCCATCTCACCATTTTGCCATCTCGCCATCTTGCCATCTCACCATCTCGCCATCTCGCTATCTCACCATTTCGCCATCTTGCCATCTCACCATCTCGCCATTTCGCCATCTCACCATTTCGCTATCTCGCCATCTCGCCATGCTACATTTTTCGTTTTCCCTACCCTAAAACGGTAAATACGGAAAGTCCTTATGATATCCTAAGACCTCATCAATCTGCTCATTCAAATCCATGGGGTCGCCAATCACGAATTTTTCTTTATTACCAGTGCGAAAAGTGCTATACAGTTCATCATCCAAATTAAGCAGTTCCAGCCATTCGCTATCCCCGAACCGGGGTATTCCATCTACAATTAAAAGCTGAATAGTAGCCGCTTCCAAAGTATAAAGATTTTCGTAAGGATCGCGTTCCGTCTTATCCACCAGCAATAAATTACGGCATTTATCGGGGTTTATAAAAGCGAAATATTGAGGCAGGTAAAGGGCAGTTACAGCATTCACAGTAGCCATCCGGTAAATTTCCTTAGCGGGAATTTTTGGGAAGACCTCTCTGATTTTCAGGAATTCAGCAATCAGATTTATTCCTCCGGACATAGTTGAATCGGTTCCTATGCAGACATTTACCTTGCTTTTCAGAGCTGCATCAATCTTAATTGTTTGTCCGATAAGAAAGAAATTGGAGGAAGGGCACCAGCACAAAGAAGCTTTTGCCTTTGCCACTTCATCCATATCTTCAGCGCTTAGGGCAATGCCATGGATTATCAAAGTGTTTTCTTTCAGCAAGTCCATTTTTTTCAGCTGAGCAAATTCCCCTTTTGTAATATCATCTATTCCTTCACCCAAATGCACAATGAAAGGCATCTTTCCCTTGGTAAGTTCCATTTCTTTTTGCGGAGTTTCACCTCCCCACCAGTTTCCCAAGGTTAAAGAATGGCACTGCCGAAAGTTTTTAGACACAATAATAGGCATTGCTTCATAATAGGCATCAACCTGATTGGGGGAATGATCTTGCACTACGCTGCACCCGCAAAACAAACTTTTATAGGCACCCAGCTTGGTAATGACTAAAGAATTTGGTTCCTCTAAACGAAAACCACCGTTATTATGCCAAAAAATATCCCTTTCCTTGAA from Candidatus Cloacimonas sp. encodes:
- a CDS encoding radical SAM protein: MEKHLNVTEIYYSLQGESNYSGYPCIFIRLSECNLRCFYCDTQYAFGKGKSMAISSIMEEVKKFPCSLIEITGGEPLLQEDVDALFDTLHNLSYQILLETNGALSLANVPNYLIKIVDVKTPGSGMQNSFLPENLQYLNPQDELKFVLTDKMDYNFALQFLRENKPNIATVHFSPVTDVLSPKELAGWMLEDGMKAKLTLQLHKIIGMA
- a CDS encoding amidohydrolase family protein, which translates into the protein MIIKPAISVISPDRIEQDIGLQLWGTLFEELPLHKDCPNAIAYTPLINSHDHLISNWVPRAGDNRPYKNSHIWVEDMKESFAFKERDIFWHNNGGFRLEEPNSLVITKLGAYKSLFCGCSVVQDHSPNQVDAYYEAMPIIVSKNFRQCHSLTLGNWWGGETPQKEMELTKGKMPFIVHLGEGIDDITKGEFAQLKKMDLLKENTLIIHGIALSAEDMDEVAKAKASLCWCPSSNFFLIGQTIKIDAALKSKVNVCIGTDSTMSGGINLIAEFLKIREVFPKIPAKEIYRMATVNAVTALYLPQYFAFINPDKCRNLLLVDKTERDPYENLYTLEAATIQLLIVDGIPRFGDSEWLELLNLDDELYSTFRTGNKEKFVIGDPMDLNEQIDEVLGYHKDFPYLPF